The sequence TCTcgtcctcccccccctctctgtAGCCTCCCTCCATGGAGAGCGCTGGCGAGGTGGGGGGGCAAGGGAAAGGGGGGCTGGCCGGAGGGGGAGGGCCGCCAGAGCCAGGGGGAGACGGACAGGCAGGCGGCTGGTCGGGAGCCCCGGAGGGGCCTGCCCTGGCCATGAGCGGCGGGGGGCCCGGCCGGCCCGGGCCAGGAGAGGCTGCCTGGCACTGAGCGGGCCCCTCGGAGGGAGGCCAGCCCCACCGCCACCTCCCGAAGCCGGGCCCTCCCCGGGGCACCTGCGCCAGCCGCCGGATCTCGTGCTGCTTCTTGGGCTTGACGTGCTTGCGGAAGGGCGGGTCCAGCGGAGAGCGGTGCCAGGCGTTGCCCTGGAACTCCTCCGGCCGCGCCTCTGCCCGTGCCCGGGGCCTGCGCGGGAAGGACAGCGCGTGGGCGGCCGCGGCGAAGGCCAGCAGCGACAGCGGCCACACGCGCCCGGAGCTGCGGGAGAGGAGCGGAGCGGAGCGAGAGGCGGCTCAGCGGGGAGGCCCCTAGCCCCAGCCCCGGCCTTGCCCTTCCCCAACCccggccctgcccctgccccgggGCTCACCTGGCCGCTCCGCGCCGCAGCAGGAGGGCGGCCAGCTGCGGGGAGGGCAGGTCGGCCAGGGCGGCCTGCCAGGAGGGGGGCAGCCGGCCCCACAGGCCCTCGGCGAAGAACTCCTGCGGgaggcggggagggagggagggaggcggcaGGTGAGGGCGGGGGGCGGCCTGCCAGAGAAGCCCCCGGCCCCCGGCCCCGGCGCCTACCACGACGTGGGCGTCCAGCAGGAAGCCGTAGAGGCCCAGCAGGCGCCCGATGTCCCGCGCCAGGCGCCGCTGCTGCTCGGCCGAGAAGCCCCGCATGGCCCCCGCCGCCCCCCTGCCCGCCCGGCCCCGGCTGCCCAGGCGGCGCGCACCACCCACCACCGCCGCGCACGCGCACCAGCTGGGCGGGGCTCCGCCGCGCGGACCAATCGCCGATTGGCTCTGGAAAGCGGGCCCCGCCCCGATGACGCCAGACGAGCGCCGCTGGGGGCGGCCCTCGAGGCGCGCGCCTGCGCAGCTGCGACCGGCGTGGCCCGACGGCACGCGGCCGCCTCCTCGGCTTGGCCCCGGCCGGCCGCCGTCCCGTCGCCGCGGAAGGCGGAAGAGGACCGGAAGCCGCGAGCGGTGCAAGCGGGAGAGGCCGAGGCGCTCCGGGGGCGGCGCTTCCTGCCTGACGGCGGGGTCACAAAGGCGCCGCTGGGCCCGGCCGCCCTTCCCACCCCCCCGGCCGCGCCTGCCCGACGACGCCCCCTCCAGGTAGGCCTGGCTggccgcgcccccccccctcccgggcaGGGCCGTGGgcagagggggaaggagagggggaggcCCCCGTCGAGCAGCGCCTGCTGGGGGCTCGGAGTGTAGCCGGCCATGTCCGACATCGTGATCCACGTGGACACGGCCCTTCAGCCGCGCCCCAGCAGGGGCTCCGAGGGCAGCCGGAAGCACAAGCGCTTCGTGAGGCGCCGCCGAGTGCTGGAGAAGAAGGGCTGCCTGAAGCAGAAGCAGCGGCCCCCGCAGCCGGCCCAGCCCAAGCAGGAGGCGGCCCAGAGGCGCTCACGGCCCACGCACCGAGGGAGGCGTAGGAGGAGGCGGAAAACCGGCGGCCCAGGCGGAGCAGGGGCGGAGAACGGCGTGGGGCGCTGGCTCGGAACACCGTCTCCCACGGAgaacggcggcggcggcggcggcggcggcggcaggaggACTCCGGGCCTCGCAGCATGGGCCCAGCCTGGCGGCCTCCCGGCAGCACCCAGCAAAGCAGGAAGTCGCTCCGCGAAGCCCGGGGGAGTGAAGCACCATTGCAGCACGCGGGACCGTGCAAGAGCCAGCCTGTGGAGCGAGTGTGAGAGCGGCCTCCCCTCGGCCCCGAGCCTGGCCACGCCCAGCAAAATGGTGGCCGTTGACTGTGAGATGGTGGGCACCGGGCCGGGGGGGCGGATCAGTGACCTGGCCCGCTGCAGCATCGTCAACTACTACGGCGATGTGATGTATGACAAATACATCCGGCCTGTCAACCCCATTACCAATTACCGGACTAAATGGAGTGGCATCAGGAGGCATCACATGACAAACGCCGTCCCTTTCAAGACAGCCCAGAAGGAGGTGAGGGGGCCGAGGAGCTCACAGCCTGGCTTGCCTGCTGGGGCCTTCAGAGCCTTGTCCTTCTTAGATCTCTCgcgttacccccccccccctgtatgcCAACCTGGTGAGCTTCCTCAGTGCATGTTGCCGTCGAGAACGATTCCTCTTCTTTCACAGTCTCACCCTCTATTAGTAATGCATCACAGCCTAACAGCGATTCTGCCCCGATAGTGAGGGAATGCTCCAACTGGAGCATAGAGGTAGAGAAGCGCCAGAGATGCTGGATGTTTTAAAACCTGCTAATAGGCCAGGAGGGTTTTCTACGTATCGGGAAGACACATCTATTGTCACTCAGGTCCTAGAACAGGCAAACTTGAGCTCAAGCGTGGAGGGATGTTTCGGGGATTGCTCTGCACCTGGCAGTTGTTGTGTGGGCTGCACGGGGGAGTCCCAGGAACATCTTTGTGGCCTTTCTGGGGGTGATGTTGCTGCATGTCTGTTGGCAGAAAGACATTGCATGAGGCCTCCCTTTTCTAGATTTAGAGTAACAGATTAATTTTTCAAGGCCTAGTAGTTGCGTCTGTGCTGCCAGGCCTTGCCAGCGGTCCCACTCTTAGCTCAGAGGGTAGCTGGCAGTCGACCCAATTCAtcaaccaaggaatagaaagggccagggccaggggtGTAGGCAGAACCAGGCAGGGGTCAAGTTCTAAGGCCACAGTTGGTGGCTGGCCTGCATGCAGTTTGGGCATGGGGGTGTCTGGTGGTTAGCCTTCTGCCGTCGGGTTGGGCGTAGCTGGGATCAAAATGCTCAGTTTGTGCAAGTGGCTGCCCCCTCTTCCCTTTGTCTGTTGGTGTAGAGTGAGAATTCCTCGGCCTTTCTTTCAGATTCTGAAGATCCTGACTGGGAAGATCGTCATTGGTCATGCAATCCACAATGACTTCAAGGCCCTCAAATACTTCCACCCCAAATCAGCAACCAGGGATACTTCGAAAATCCCCCTGCTCAACCGCAAGGCTGGCTTCCCGGAGAATGAGTCTGCCTCACTGAAGCGCCTGACCAAGCAGCTCCTCCACAGAGACATCCAGGTAACCTTGAGCCCAGGGGAGAGGGGACTGCGTACTTAGGGAGCCTTACCAAGCTGGCCAGCTGCAGTCCACGCCGTCTGGTGGTGGCCTGTAAGTTCCTGATCCTTCTGGTGGGACCGGCATGGGATTCAGGAGAGTCTTCAGGTGTTTACATAGTTCCTCCCAAACCCTTGATTTACATTAAAGTGGTGTGGTAAAatgggactttttaaaaaggaaaatttcATCAGCTtgtaaaggaggaggaggaaatgtagAAACTGAAGCCGTTTTCTCTGCGTGTCTTTTTACACGTCAGCTGGAATATCAGTGTCTGTCTTTGCAAGATGCCTGCAAGAATACGTAACATGCCAGTTGCAACCCAGTGATGACGGTGGATGTCCTGAAGGGACAACTTGCTGCCTGCTTTTGCCTTCAGGGCTCCACTCTGGCATCACGTTCTCAGGATTGAAGTCCGCTGGCACCTGAAAGACCCGCTAGACTTCCAGGGTGTgctcttttgagagtcaaagctccctcagACCCAGGGAATCTAGTTGGTGTTCAAGgcgcttttctactgcagaccaaaatatcTATCCACTTGAAACTATTCTGAGGATCGTGTCTGGTTTGTAGCACTGAGCAGCGTCTTCTGAATCCTTTTTAAAGAGAGCCGCGGTTGGTGTGAGTTTGATTCCTGCTGTACTGGCTGCCTTCCAGAGGGTGTTTGCAAGGCATCCCCGGCAGGAAACTCAGCCAAGTCCCGAGGACAGAGCCTGAGAGGCCCGGGCTCAGGGACTCCCTCTGCCGGTGAAGCTCCTTGAGTCCTCCCCCCTCGGCCTCGCCAGCTTCACGGGGCAGTTCTGAGAATTAACGTGTGGCAAAGAGAacagctctgagctccttggaaggagggcggggtagGGACAGAGCAGGGGGCGTATCCGTACTGtggggcggtgcaagcctgtgcaGCCAGCTGCAGAGACCTGGAGGTGCTGGCCGATTCCTGTGGGGCTGGCGGGTGTCTTGCCTTCAGCCCATCTTTCCCATTTCCCCTGCAGGTTGGCCAAAATGGCCATTCCTCGGTAGAAGATGCCCGGGCCACTATGGAGCTGTACAAGGTGGTTGAAGTCGACTGGGAGAGCTATCTGGCCTCGTCCCCAGCGCAGGACTGATGCTTCTGGGTGTGGAGGGTGCCGTCCGCCAGCCCGCCAGCGGCCTGCGACTTCCAGAGCTGGTACTGCCGATGCCCAGGAGTGGTTCCGTTGGGCCTGGGGGGTCTGGAAAAAGaactgaactggggggggggcgggttgagtgAAGACGGGCTTCTGGGAGGTGACCATTACATCCATTTCCAGTTCAGGCCTGACACAGTTTGTTCCTCAGAGGCTGGCCGGTTGCCTTCTGTCTGTGTGACTGGCTCAGTGCTCCTGTGGCTGACGTTTCCTTCCGGGCTGAGTGCCGGGTGAGATTTCTCTACCACCATCGCCGGACATGTTGGCCTTGGGTCGAACAGTGGGCCTAACAGCGCTCTTAACCCCTGAAGTGGCCTCCTGGCTGCGGCATCATTTGGCGTCTTTCCTTGGAGGGAATTGGGCACAGTGACAAAGGCCCGGAAGTCCTTCTCCCGGCCAAGCCGGGCCCAGCAAAGTCTCTGTTCCTGGCGACTGGTATCTGTGCTCTTCTGCCTCTGCCAGGCCCATGGCCTGGGAGGGCCCGGTGCCTCCCCCGCATCCCTGTGTCCCCACCTAGAGAGTCTAGCAGAGAGGATGGCCTCCGCTGCTTGGGTCACAGGAGGGGGTAGGTGGTGTGACACAATAGAGGTTCTGCTCAAATACCAAACTTTAgagtttaaaaaaatgcagttgcATTAAGAGAGACCATCAGTGAGCTGAGGAGGTCTCCAGCCCTTCCCAGGTGGTGGAAGGCCAAGGATGGATTCCTCCAAGGAACGGACCTTCTTCCTGTAAGgccgagggagggaggggcccAGGGACACTTCCACACGGCCCGCCTCATCTGGGTCCTCTGGGAGCAGTGCCTCAACACAGCCACGGGGACGTAGCTGTGGTCAGTGGTGGGGTGTTTATCATTATGCCAGGAATAAAAATCCCATTAGTGAGCAGGGGAAGAGGGGAGGCAGAAAACGAGGGGTGCAAAGGGAACACCCAGAAGAGCGCCGTATCTAGCGAGAATCTGGCTCACTGGCACCTGTGCCGGATTGCCTTGGACTGGGTCGAAGAGCCCCTGAGGGGTGTTTGGGGTGGCTCTCTAGCTCCCAGCCTGCAACTGGAGGGGCTGTGCCCGTCGGTGCCAGGAATGTGAGGCGTGCTGGACAACCTGTGTCTGTATTCTGATTCATTCTGAGTGTTGGCCATCAGACACCCCCTTCTTGCTCAGAAGCGCGCGTGGCAGCATGCTGGGAATGGCAGCCAGGGACTGGGACCACACCTGACGTGGGGGCTGCTGTCCACGTGGCTTCCTTCAGCCTTTGCCCTCCCCACTGAGCTTATCCAGAGCAGGCGTGTGCTGAGGAGATCacagactcatagaatcataatGGTGGAAGGAAGGGACTAGACCATCCAGCCCAACCCCCTGGCCAGTGTAGGAACAGCCTCCGAGGCTCGTGTGAGTGGCTGCCCAACTCCCAGGGAAGGTCTCTTGCACTGCATCCTTCCTCTACTAAGCCATGGTGTGTGAGAGGCCGGCTGGCAGTTCCAGCCCTTGGTGGACTTTATCCGTGGGGGAGGGGTGCGGCTTGCTGACCCCTGGGCCAGGCAGGGTGTGCTGTCCCCCTGTTGCTGCTCTGCCCTTGAgctgcggggtggggtggggcagggcagcCTTCTGCTGGCTGGAGGCTTTGGTGTCAGTTGTGTGTCCATCTCCTCCACCAGTCGAACAGCCCCAGTTCCAGGCCAAGGCAATCCAGCACAGGTGCCAGTGAGCCAGATTCTTGCTAGATACGGCACTGTTCTGGGTGTTCCCTTCGCACCCCTCATTTTctgcctccccactccccccgcTCATTAATGGGATTTTTATTCCCGGCATAATGATAAACGCTTGAGTCGGAGCCAGGACAGGCAGCTGCATCTCCAGCACGCCCCTTCGCCGGTTTGCAAACACAGAGTGATAAAAGGCCAGTTTTTGTGGAGTCTGAGAAAGGGTTTCCTGAGGTGTGCCCTCAGTGATGGTGTGCAGACCTCAGGGTGCTCATCCAGACATCGGTGGAGCTTGTGctgagggagcagcagcagccggCAGAATGAAGGGAGAATGTTCCTCGGGAAGTTTCCCCTGCTGGGCCGTGCCTCCCACATTCCCCTCACACCCTTGTGGGGCTGACGGCATCTTCCACGTCCCCTTCTTGTGCCACGAGCCAGCCCAGGACGGAATGCAGTTGCGTGCGCCAGCTTGGAGGCCGGTCTAAAGACGTGTCCTGAGCGGCATGGAGGAAGTGGGTTCCTGGCAGAAGCCTTAGCAAAAGGGCTGGAGGTGTTCTAGGGGAGTGGAGATGTTTCACGTCTCCAGGGGTCTGGTGGCTTTTCCATCCGAATGGTTCGCATCCAGCGTTTGTTAATACTGGCAGTGACAAATGGGGATGTCAtttgtgctgtttttttaaagaaatgagcaTTCCGCACACCTGTTGCCTCAGACCACCTCCTGTTCTTGGGTTAGATGGGCGTGGCTGGAGAAGGCCGGGCCCTGGGGTGCTTTCGGCTCCAGTCAGCCCAGAGGTTTTGATTCTTCTCTGTGTTTCATTaaatgcttaattttttaaaaaatccattggcATACAAGAGAGACGTCTCGGATTGCTGCACGGGACAGCATGTGGTCAGTGCGCCTGAGGGCTGAGTGCCCCTGGGCCTGTTGgagctccttccttccttccttccttccttcctgtcggGCTGCCCCAAAGGGCTGTCAGCAAGGCTGCCAGGCCTGGAGCAGCGTTCCCTTGGTGCTTCTGTCGTTCCTTGTTGAAGGTGGCTGTTTTGGGGGTGTCAGATGCCAAGCCCAGGTGGCCCGGGGCACCCAGCGCCTGTGCCTGTGACGTggctgttccccccacccccgcagggtGAACGAGAGGGAGCTGTCCGTTGTGCCTTCGCTCTCCTTGCTGGCCTTCGGGCCTTGGAGCCGACATCTGCCACAGGCTCCCTGGCAGGCAGCCCTGGAGAAGAAAGGGCAAGGCTTTGAAACGTGGGAGTGAGTCCAGGGGCTGGTGCATGCACTCTCCTTCACGGCCACTGGGAGGTGCAACGAGCCAGGTTGTTGGCTCTTTAAAGCCTGCCTGGTGCTGAGCCTTCTCGGAGACCAGAAGACACAGCTGCAGCCTTTACCTAAGCGGGTGCCTTAGAGATGGAAACGACCAGGAAAGCTGGCTGAGAAGGCCTTAGGAGGAGGCGTCCTTTTTATGTGGTATGTCTGGGGCTGCCTGGCAAAAGCTTGGAAAACAGCAGTGCTTCCTTTGTCCTGGGGGTGGCGGTGctgttgccccagaaggcccCATTGGACGTGATGGGGAGCAGAGGTGCGTGATccttaatgcccactccccccccctccgttgGCAGAGGGCATCACGTTCCACTCGAGCCTAATTCCTACCGCTGAGGCTCAAGTTGTCAGGCCAGTTCACAGTTAAAACTCTGGCACGGGCTGTCGAGTTGAGCCCTACCTGAGCATTGTGTCCCACATAGGGATGTCCATgcccaaaagatttgggtttcccgcttaaGGTTTATCCGAAGCGGGGGGAAAAGTCACttcaggattctggtatttaactcacttcggtatgctctgtaaggATTTGGAACATACTGAAGTGAGAGGGAGCAAAACTCCACCCCCTCTGgagcaaacccacccaccccactttccTAGCCGGCAGGAAGAGGGGAAGCCGATCAGCTGGGTGGTGAGAGGGCGCCGCAGCGGCGGCCCTTGCAAAGTTGGGACGGCCAAGggccgcagtggccatttgaggggcaggaagggccaccACCGCTACAGCCATTGTGAAGCTggaacagcctggagctggtTCCTCTGCCGCCACGCCGCCGCCTGCGGGGCCTGCAGCAGCCAACTGGGTAGTAGGGAAGGATGGAGCCGCTGCCACCGCGGAGGCCAGAAAGGAAGTGCTGCCGCTGCCTCCACCACAACGGCCCTGTCAGCTCAGGTGAGTGGGGGGCGGGTGGGGAGGGATTTGggccaagtttaaagggccctgccatttgcaagcg is a genomic window of Eublepharis macularius isolate TG4126 chromosome 1, MPM_Emac_v1.0, whole genome shotgun sequence containing:
- the ISG20L2 gene encoding interferon-stimulated 20 kDa exonuclease-like 2, with protein sequence MSDIVIHVDTALQPRPSRGSEGSRKHKRFVRRRRVLEKKGCLKQKQRPPQPAQPKQEAAQRRSRPTHRGRRRRRRKTGGPGGAGAENGVGRWLGTPSPTENGGGGGGGGGRRTPGLAAWAQPGGLPAAPSKAGSRSAKPGGVKHHCSTRDRARASLWSECESGLPSAPSLATPSKMVAVDCEMVGTGPGGRISDLARCSIVNYYGDVMYDKYIRPVNPITNYRTKWSGIRRHHMTNAVPFKTAQKEILKILTGKIVIGHAIHNDFKALKYFHPKSATRDTSKIPLLNRKAGFPENESASLKRLTKQLLHRDIQVGQNGHSSVEDARATMELYKVVEVDWESYLASSPAQD